In Nicotiana tabacum cultivar K326 chromosome 19, ASM71507v2, whole genome shotgun sequence, one DNA window encodes the following:
- the LOC107769169 gene encoding LOB domain-containing protein 14 yields the protein MTGSAGSPCGACKFLRRKCVKGCVFAPYFCYEQGATHFSAIHKVFGASNVSKLLAHIPVSDRGEAAVTIAYEAQARLQDPIYGCVSHIFALQQQVVNLQAQLASLKEQAAHQNLQNGSNYASPNYEKFQDLQSWFHQSENSNTNMPQFDSSLTSNNIGSTPYYGSHENMTSTNYHMENYHNMVLPKENMSNFEEGSCSIDSYDMQTDHHNSRWTFQDDGDDLQSVAFRYLQHS from the exons ATGACAGGCTCTGCAGGTTCCCCTTGCGGTGCTTGCAAGTTTTTGAGAAGAAAATGTGTTAAAGGTTGTGTTTTTGCCCCTTACTTTTGCTATGAACAAGGTGCTACTCATTTTTCAGCCATCCATAAGGTTTTTGGGGCAAGTAATGTATCAAAACTTCTTGCTCATATACCTGTGAGTGATCGTGGCGAAGCGGCTGTCACAATTGCTTATGAAGCTCAAGCTAGACTTCAAGATCCAATATATGGATgtgtttcccatatttttgccCTTCAACAGCAG GTAGTCAATCTACAAGCACAACTTGCTTCTCTAAAGGAACAAGCAGCTCATCAAAACTTGCAAAATGGTTCCAACTATGCAAGCCCTAATTATGAAAAATTTCAAGATCTTCAAAGTTGGTTTCATCAGTCTGAAAATTCCAACACCAATATGCCCCAATTTGATTCTAGCTTGACAAGTAACAATATTGGATCAACCCCATATTATGGAAGTCATGAAAACATGACATCAACTAATTACCATATGGAGAATTATCATAATATGGTGCTTCCCAAggaaaatatgtcaaattttgaAGAGGGTTCTTGTTCAATAGATTCTTATGACATGCAAACAGATCATCACAACAGTCGATGGACATTTCAAGATGATGGAGATGACCTTCAGTCAGTGGCTTTCAGATATCTTCAACATTCTTGA